From Epinephelus lanceolatus isolate andai-2023 chromosome 12, ASM4190304v1, whole genome shotgun sequence, the proteins below share one genomic window:
- the jcadb gene encoding junctional cadherin 5-associated protein codes for MYSVEDLLISHGYKLPKSGPPSATPYDKRPADCQRELVDNRAGRGTLNGYEADRGASITGIYGSRQALVKGYPATDNESGERNQRRKEVGIGILGDAQPLGDSLATDSGFYDVPSLTYSEPLSHEERDVSYWRRRGQDFSILLDYADGRELRASAGAWRPQALIAAEENRAERQAQQLWEDISWLRDLDAAPGQLRVTGERKCQSLGTEEWRPAVGLGRQLSDGDGDRWAQEQYRLRTPEGFFHPRTKAKSQSLPRVLSPDRGAGRELIPSRPSLPDRQRISSTVFSGPYSRYIYSGAVVRDRWGRNAGPSSHVALLPKPRFSRPLKPPSYEIHQQTRGSAEMLAIDQGAKQKERPIYYPRGGELRQDYFAQHSAITGMEPPGYIPPPSYRRAPPPRSVSINRNEMANLRWRAEALQMPSSDPGRWFYRQAGSWLEHYGDRAASYRKQVHSGHEEQPGHTRQLPTEDPRVKQISGGPSGSSLTDSDKIRTINKEIPPAKILGQSTHDSAFPPQQGSALNTESRKTALNDNDSSNRWCNRGLKKSDSVGPEQNRSQFFPSSILGKPPPPPCKPADQGVSETVTEVKKVEQPEPPEKDKTKNLKKRLSETIFCLVSVPVTPQLTGTIRDQNNNNEKSPDPADSPSDNKTGHLTNQSLQSTSSAEAELQALTGSIASSKTSSRASSKMFKRVPCRPPKINHYKEMKLSGSWPANQYRDQETQTSPEAQKPASENKEAQQDPVPPGTEVPPDSSGVVGTAFSFPIKGVKSLKLSSNSAFSLTATFSNQLNKSTAQQPAVPPSGNVEETKPAANSGQEAFEPFLLKPASQRPWDAVKELETIKKEVQDQQQQQSSKQPSVDKCIEDLNEAYKDILELGTASNKVPNGSVQIPERIKIRLTSEPLNKPSSLRRSAVSWSVDPEYREVKSAFSRPATKSVTFSKQLREELPVPPRETGFREYRVVAHLSRRRSNDGRTVKLDLPDEPIETPLCDFSPTTHTAAAEVPWADRQPMQDASTLTSPPDYEDICQTLRHSRDPTDVNKASAGNFKPNDAETLQDLSAESEEECPICKRELENQMRQGPLPPLHEENSSDSSTNQNGSPPQCAALESPAEDIKTEEPKDSSLNQSGSDPCADTREQHSMTQENEGRGEKTDNAQAENLDNLCAVDPAESIPADGATVDSASTILATDVPADPQVTEEQSVSETKEVELGEKEAITGETPKGGAVKQTAEVKSECEGQDSTMPDDKQEQEKKPFAFPEHRFGLRTHLGRDHPGLPEFPPDRLPLSVPPNLDRRLSLSLEGERRSKGPSQRMEALQTKLAISPGRVAVERLARMREVDVMYRMRRLSIRSTDSGEGETEAEGEGKDEQAEEPHPAPQRDKENDQDQEVTHSQQVSEETVLQNEESTLSEPHDPSQVETV; via the exons ATGTACAGTGTGGAGGACCTCCTCATTTCGCACGGATATAAATTGCCCAAGAGCGGCCCTCCGTCTGCCACGCCTTATGACAAGCGCCCCGCTGATTGCCAGCGTGAACTTGTGGACAACAGGGCTGGCCGTGGGACACTGAACGGGTATGAGGCGGACCGGGGGGCATCTATCACAGGCATCTATGGCAGCAGGCAGGCACTGGTGAAGGGCTACCCCGCCACAGACAACGAAAGCGGGGAAAGGAACCAAAGGAGAAAAGAAGTCGGCATCGGTATCCTAGGTGACGCTCAGCCCTTGGGTGATTCTCTCGCCACAGATAGTgg GTTCTACGATGTTCCCAGTTTGACTTATTCCGAGCCACTGAGCCATGAGGAGAGGGATGTTTCCTACTGGCGGAGGCGAGGCCAGGACTTCAGCATCCTCCTGGACTATGCTGATGGGAGGGAGCTGAGGGCCTCTGCTGGCGCATGGAGGCCACAGGCCCTGATtgcagcagaggaaaacagagcaGAAAGGCAAGCGCAGCAGCTATGGGAGGACATTTCCTGGCTAAGGGACCTGGACGCAGCCCCTGGTCAGCTAAGGGTGACTGGGGAGAGGAAGTGTCAAAGCCTCGGTACAGAGGAGTGGAGGCCTGCTGTGGGCCTGGGAAGGCAGCTCTCGGATGGGGACGGGGACAGGTGGGCTCAGGAACAGTACCGTCTGAGGACACCTGAGGGTTTTTTTCACCCTAGAACTAAAGCAAAGTCTCAGTCTCTCCCCAGGGTTTTGTCACCTGATAGAGGTGCTGGCAGAGAGCTCATTCCATCCAGGCCTAGCCTACCTGATAGACAGAGGATAAGCAGCACTGTCTTCTCTGGGCCCTATAGTAGGTATATCTATAGTGGTGCTGTTGTCAGGGACCGGTGGGGTAGGAATGCAGGGCCAAGCAGCCATGTTGCACTTTTACCAAAGCCCAGGTTCAGCAGGCCTCTAAAGCCTCCGTCATATGAGATTCACCAGCAGACTAGGGGTAGCGCAGAAATGCTTGCTATAGACCAGGGtgccaaacaaaaagaaaggcCTATCTACTATCCAAGGGGTGGGGAGCTGAGACAAGACTATTTCGCACAACACTCTGCCATCACTGGAATGGAGCCCCCTGGCTACATCCCACCCCCATCTTATAGAAGAGCCCCACCCCCAAGATCAGTTTCAATCAATCGCAATGAAATGGCAAACCTGAGATGGAGGGCGGAAGCTCTGCAAATGCCCAGCTCCGATCCTGGAAGGTGGTTTTACAGACAGGCAGGTTCATGGCTGGAACATTATGGAGATCGTGCTGCATCCTATCGAAAACAGGTACATTCTGGACACGAAGAACAACCAGGTCACACCCGTCAATTACCCACTGAAGACCCAAGAGTGAAGCAAATCTCAGGAGGGCCCAGCGGAAGTTCTCTCACTGACTCAGACAAGATCCGTACCATCAACAAAGAGATTCCGCCTGCTAAGATTTTAGGACAATCTACACATGATAGTGCCTTTCCTCCCCAACAGGGGTCAGCTCTCAATACTGAAAGCCGCAAAACAGCTCTCAATGACAACGACAGCAGTAATCGTTGGTGCAACAGGGGATtgaaaaaaagtgacagtgtAGGTCCTGAACAAAACCGTAGTCAGTTTTTTCCTTCATCTATTCTGGGTAAACCACCACCTCCCCCATGCAAACCGGCTGACCAGGGTGTCTCTGAAACTGTGACTGAAGTAAAAAAGGTGGAACAACCTGAACCACCAGAGAAAGACAAAACCAAGAATCTAAAAAAGAGACTTAGTGAGACAATTTTTTGTTTGGTGTCTGTCCCTGTTACACCGCAGCTCACTGGGACAATCCGTgatcaaaataacaacaatgagAAGTCACCAGACCCAGCGGACAGTCCTAGTGACAACAAAACTGGCCATTTAACAAACCAAAGTCTCCAAAGCACATCTTCAGCTGAAGCTGAGCTGCAAGCACTAACTGGTAGCATAGCAAGCAGCAAAACAAGTAGTAGAGCGAGCAGCAAAATGTTTAAACGAGTACCCTGTAGACCCCCTAAGATAAACCATTACAAGGAGATGAAACTGTCGGGATCTTGGCCTGCAAACCAGTATCGAgaccaagagacacaaactaGCCCAGAGGCCCAAAAACCTGCCTCTGAAAACAAGGAAGCACAACAAGACCCTGTCCCTCCCGGCACTGAAGTCCCTCCTGACAGCAGCGGTGTGGTGGGCACTGCCTTCAGTTTTCCTATAAAGGGAGTTAAGAGCCTAAAACTGTCAAGCAACAGCGCCTTCTCCTTGACTGCCACCTTCTCCAACCAGCTGAACAAGAGCACAGCTCAGCAGCCAGCAGTACCACCCTCAGGAAATGTGGAGGAGACCAAACCAGCAGCAAACAGTGGGCAGGAGGCATTTGAACCGTTCCTACTGAAACCGGCCAGTCAGCGTCCATGGGATGCTGTCAAAGAGTTGGAGACCATCAAAAAAGAAGTCCAGgatcaacagcagcagcagagcagcaaacaGCCCAGCGTTGATAAGTGTATAGAGGACCTCAACGAGGCCTACAAAGACATCTTGGAGCTAGGCACTGCCAGCAATAAAGTCCCAAATGGTTCTGTTCAAATCCCTGAGCGTATCAAAATCCGATTGACATCCGAACCTCTCAACAAGCCCAGCAGCCTTAGGCGCAGTGCAGTAAGCTGGTCTGTTGACCCAGAATACAGGGAAGTCAAGAGCGCCTTCTCCAGGCCTGCAACAAAGTCAGTAACCTTCAGCAAGCAGCTTAGGGAGGAGCTCCCCGTCCCACCGCGGGAGACAGGCTTCAGAGAATACAGGGTTGTTGCACATCTTTCGCGCAGACGGAGCAACGATGGGAGGACAGTGAAACTAGACCTGCCAGATGAGCCTATTGAGACACCTCTTTGTGACTTCAGTCCAACAACGcacactgcagcagctgagGTGCCCTGGGCAGATAGGCAGCCCATGCAGGATGCCTCTACACTCACTAGTCCTCCTGATTATGAGGACATATGCCAGACTTTGCGCCACTCTAGAGACCCGACGGATGTCAATAAAGCGTCCGCAGGCAATTTTAAACCTAATGACGCAGAGACTCTTCAAGATCTCAGTGCTGAATCAGAAGAAGAGTGCCCTATTTGTAAAAGAGAGCTTGAGAATCAGATGAGACAGGGCCCATTGCCTCCACTTCATGAGGAGAACAGCTCAGACAGTTCAACCAatcaaaatggcagtccaccACAATGCGCTGCATTAGAAAGTCCAGCAGAGGATATAAAAACTGAGGAGCCAAAGGACTCAAGTTTGAATCAGTCAGGGTCTGACCCATGTGCTGACACAAGGGAACAGCATTCAATGACACAGGAAAATGAGGGAAGGGgtgaaaaaacagacaatgctcAGGCAGAAAACTTGGACAATTTGTGTGCAGTTGATCCTGCTGAGAGCATACCAGCGGATGGAGCTACAGTGGATAGTGCATCCACAATATTAGCAACTGATGTGCCAGCAGACCCCCAAGTCACAGAGGAACAGAGTGTTAGTGAAACTAAGGAAGTAGAATTAGGAGAGAAGGAAGCCATTACAGGAGAAACACCTAAGGGAGGTGCAGTCAAACAGACTGCTGAAGTGAAAAGTGAGTGTGAGGGACAAGACAGTACAATGCCTGACGACAAGCAGGAGCAAGAAAAGAAGCCATTTGCTTTTCCAGAGCATAGATTTGGTCTACGGACTCATCTGGGGCGAGACCACCCAGGGTTACCGGAGTTTCCACCAGATAGACTGCCACTTTCAGTTCCCCCAAACCTAGACCGCAGGCTGTCTCTTAGCttggagggggagaggaggagcaAGGGCCCCTCCCAACGAATGGAAGCACTGCAGACCAAGCTGGCTATTTCTCCAGGTCGCGTGGCAGTTGAGCGCCTGGCCCGGATGAGGGAGGTGGACGTTATGTATCGTATGAGGCGCCTCAGCATCAGGAGTACTGACTCTGGGGAGggggagacagaggcagagggggagggcAAGGACGAACAAGCAGAGGAGCCCCACCCTGCTCCTCAAAGAGACAAGGAGAACGATCAAGATCAAGAGGTCACCCATTCACAGCAGGTCTCTGAGGAGACAGTGTTGCAAAATGAGGAGTCAACTCTCTCAG AACCCCATGATCCCAGCCAAGTGGAGACAGTGTAG